Part of the Tenacibaculum sp. SZ-18 genome, ATTTCCAATCATCGATTTGACTATAAGGAGAGAAAATACTATAACTATATTCGATTACTGATCCTTCTTTTATATTAGGAAGCGTAAAGGTAGTTCGTCGCCAGTTTTCGGAAAGTTGTGTTTTAAAAACTTGACTACTTAACAAGTATATTTTTGTTCTTTTACCGTCTTCAAGATTATATGTAACAGCTTCAATATACCGAACTTCTTCTTTAAGATAGAGATCAATTTCTATGGTAGCTCTTTCGAATTCAGCTTTATTAAAAATTTTTATTCTTCGATAAATGTCTCTCCTGAAATCAAAATTGTTTTGATCATCAACATATGAATATCCTTTTTCCTCGAGAACTAAAGCTCCTGCTGAAGAATCTTTCTCATAGTAGGTCATTTTTAATTCCTCATTTTTAATCTGACCTAATTTTGGAGTTTTAGAATTTCTTTGACCGTAAATAGAAATACTACTTATTGTTAAAATAAGTAGTATTAAATATGATTTGTTCATTAGTGTTTTATCCTTTAACTAAGACAATTTTTTCAGTTTGCTTTGCAACTACTTTTGAGTAAAACTCTTTTAGACTACTATAGTAGTTTGGAGCAATTACAGGAGTGTTGATTTGAATAATAGAACTTACATTAATAGTGTTTCCGTTTTTAGAAACTTTAAACTTAAAGAAGCCTAAGTTTTCTGGGAGTCCAATGGCAAATTGCTCTGGTAAAAATTCTGGTTTGTATCCTTCTGGTAATTGAATTGATACATTATTTGTTTCTTTCCAAGCAGATCCATAATCTACAGGGAATGTTCTTTCTTCTGATTTAAATGGATTTGTTCGCTCAGTGAAAAATAATAATGGATTAATTAATAGTTTTCCATTTATTCCTTCTACTAAATCGTCAGAGTTGAACTTAATCATTTTGTTATATGATTTAAAAGGATTCTCTTTATTATTTACTCTGAAGTTTTCTATTTCAATATTATAACGTTCTTCTAAATTAGTAATAACATCTTCTTCTTTTAGATGATTATATCTAATTCTTCCTAACATTGCATTTAAATAGTCTTCTTTTGTTCTAAGTAATCCTGTAACAGAACCTTCTGAATCTAATTTTACTTTTAGAGTATTTGTTTCTGCAGAATGTTTTGGAGAGTTTAAGTTAATCCATTCAGAGTATCCTTCTTTTGTAACTTTACGCCCGTTCCAGTTCAGCGCCCTCATAGGTAGTACATTTGGCATTGAATATTTCTCTGTTGCGTCAAGTAACATTGTTTTACCGTCAGTAAATTCAACATAGCAAACTACATAATTGAAACCATCGAAAGTTGGATATAATGGAATTCCGTGATTTCTAGTACTTACTAATACTGGATTTGCACCTAGTCCCGCTTCTCTTAACATTGCTGTCAGAATTAAATTGATATCAGCAGCATTTCCAGCACCGTTCTTGTATGCTTTCTTAGTACCCTCGTCTGAGTATTTTCCGTTGTAGTTATTCCATTTGATTTTACTTTTAACAAATTCGAAAATGGCTAACGTTTTTTGTACATCACCTTTAGCGGTAGTTAAAATGTTGGCTAAATCATCTCTAAAATATTTTGTTTTCTCCAATTCATCACCAAATCTTTTTGAGTCATAGATTTTTTTACTAACATTTTCCCAAGTATTAGTGAAGGTTTTAATTTGAGAATTTGGATATTTTATGACTGATAGCTCATATTTAATACCTCCATAGTAGTTATTAATGTTAGATATATAAGGCTCTCTAGAGTCCAAAGCAGGAATGTAATTTGCATTATATTCATCAACATTATATTTTAAATCGATATTTTGATTTTCAACTTCAGATGAAGTTGTAGAACCTACAGCCGTTCTAGTGTTAGTTCTTACTCTTTGAGAAAAAGAAATTCTTCCTTCTTTAACGCTAGTCTTTGGAGATATTCCAAAGTAACCTTTACTGATTTTGTTAAAGACGAACCATTCCGGTATTTCTACCTTAACTTGTAATTTTTTTACAGGAATACTGTATTGAAATTTTAGGTCATCAATATTAGTTCGGTATGGAGAAGTGTGTTTGTATTGTAAATCAATAATAGCTCCCTCTTGAATGTTAGGCATTGTGATTTTTTTTACACTTCTGTATTTACTTAACTTTTCATCAAAAATACTTTGACTAGTTAATTTAGTTTTAGAAACTTTTTGGTTCTCATCTAAATTGAAAGTATAGCCTTTGATTGAAGTAATTTTTTCTTTTTCACCTGATTCAGGTTTATAATAAACCAGGTTAAAATTAGCATTATCAAATCCTTCTTTATTATAAATTTTAACACGAAGGTGATATTCATTTACAATTTGAAAGCCTTTGTTCTTGTTAAATCTGTAAAAGGTTTTTCTTTCTTTAAATAAGTAAGCTGCATTTGCTGTTGAGTCTTTCGGATAAAATTTTTCTTGTAAGTATTCTTTAGAAATTTTTCCGAATTTAATTTCTTGTGAATTACCAATAATGGTAAAAATAAATGTAAGGGCATAAATAATTTTCTTCATAGTTTTTGTATTATAATTTTTGTAGTGCAATTCTTAAACCTTCTTGTTTTGCAATACGTTTTCTAAATTTTCGATATAATTTATAATCTTCTTTTGGAAATGTACCTTCCTTAATTAAGAGAGTTTTATTGTAGCTTATAGTTTTATCATCTATTTTTTTTATTTCCATAGTGTAACTACCGAACTTATTCGTTAGTTCATATTTTTCAGGAAGATAGCCTATTTTATATCCTTCAGGAATTGTAATTGTATATTGATCAACATCTTTATATCCTCTATTAATTCTTAAAGGATGATTTCTAGTTCTGTACCTTTTTGGAACAAACGAGTTTTTATTGAATACATTAACTCTTAGTAAGAGTTCGTTTCCTGTTAAACTTGCATAATCTGCAATCGTGGCCTTAATTTCCTCTTTAAGAAAAACTTTATTTTTATCATTAATAACGTTGGCATCTTTAATTTCTAGGTTGTTGTTGTAAGACCAAAGGTTTGATTTATAATATTTAATTAAATCTTCAGTGGAATAACTATCAATGAAAACTCTATTATCATATTGAATACCTTTTGATTTCATATGTACATCAGCAGTTATTGATCCTTTGCTATCTAAGGTAATCTTAGCGTTACAATTTTGAATATTTTGTTCGTTAAGATACGATGGTGTTTTTTTTATAATTCCACCTTCAGGAGTTATAACCAAGGCGTTTCTATCATCTGTAAAATCCCCTAAAAAACCGAATGGTTTCGTTTGACTTGTACACTCTAACCATATGTCGTTTCCATTATTAGGAATATTTAAAATTACATGATTTCCTTGCATGCAAGAGAAGTCTTCTATGACATCCTTTTTTTCAGAGCCAGCCCAAATAACAGAATAATGAGATTTTACATCAACTGCATCTAGTAAGGCTTTTGTATAATTGGTTAATCCTTTACAATCACCATATCCCATTTTGTGAACCTCATCTGCTGGAATTGGTTTCCATCCACCTATTCCTTCTTGAACACTTATGTATCGAGTTCTATTTTGCATGAAATCATAAACAATTTTAGCTTTTTCAATATCATTTTCCGCACCATTAACTTTTCGTTGAATTAGACTTTTTACTGATTCAGATAAAATATCATTTCCATTTTTTAAATTTTCATACCGCCACTTCCCGAATTCTTTCCAATTCGTTGCACTTCCTTTGATTCCTTTTAAGCTGAAGTCATTTAAAGCAACAATTAAACTTGGAACAAGTTCTGAAATGCTTACAGTATTGTTTTCATATTCAAATGCAGGGATGTTTTTTGCAATGTAATGAATGTCATTATCTGACATTTTTTTTATATCATACCCTTTGAAGTTATGTTCTCTAATACGAGTTTCAATCTTTTCTGGATTGATTATTTTGTATTCACTGTTTTGCACCGATAAATAATAAGAGTTTATTGGGTACCACTTTGGAATAAAACCTGTAGAAGAGGTTTTATATTCAGCTTCAAATACAACGGTGTAAGGATATTCAGTTGGAGTGTATTCAATGTATTTTACTCTTGAGTCAGAGTAAAGAGTTCCTCCGTCAACAGCGCTTACATCGGTAAATTTACTTTTGGTGTATTTTTTAATTTCTTTACCAAAAGCGTTATAAACTTTAGCAGATAAATTTATAATTTTTGTGTCATTATCGTAATTCGCAAAAGCGTCTACATGTTTATTTCCAAGTTTGTTTAAAACAGTTGTAATTCGTCTTTCTTTGATAGTCATTTTGTCAACTGCATCAATTGTTATCTCGGTGTAATTGTCTCGAATTACGGCATTAGCATCTTTCTTTAATTCTGGAGAAAGTGTTAAATACATTAAACTGGTATCTTGTGCAAACGAAACAGAAAAACACGCCAAAAGACATACTGATAAAAAAGCAATTTTATTTCTCATAGTATAAATTTTGACGCAAATTTATAAAAAAAATTAAAATGGGCTAGAAGTACATGAAAATCAGTCAATATTCTCTTAGATTTGTGTGATAAACTGAAGAATAATGAGGTTCACTCAAATTTGTACTGTAGTTATATTTTTTATGGTCAATTCAATTTCTGGTCAATATAAATTTGAGAAGGAACGAAGAATTAAGGCCCACGAAGTTCCTTTTAAAGCAATTGAATTTGTGGGTAAAGTTAACTTTAAGAAAAAGATTAAATGGTATTTAGAGGAGAGTCAAGATGGAAAAACATTCGAAGCTAAAGTGTGTTTTAATGGAAGAAAGCACAGTTTAGAATTTGATCAACTAGGGAATATTTTAGATGTGGAGATTGAAACAAAACTTTTTAAAATTGAAAAAGAAACGCAGAATAAGATTAATTCAACTTTGAAAAAACGCTTTCGAAAATTTAAGATTAGAAAAATTCAATTACAATATAAAAGAGAGTTAGAAAACCTTACCAATTGTATAAAGAAAGAATGTTCTGTAAAACCTAATTATGAAATTGTATTAAAGGGTAAAACGGACTCTTCATATAAACTTTACGAATTATTAATTGATGAAAAGGGAGGAAGGATATTGAAAGAGTTAAAATTTACTCCAGACAACTTCGACAATTTACAATTTTAGACAGGTGAAAAAAATCTTTATAATTATTTTATTGCTAATAGTATTAAGTTTAAAGGCTCAAAGTACTTTCTCTTTTGGATGGCTTCCAAAAGTAACTTTTTCTAATAGAATATCTAGCTCTATCAAATGGGTTAATAGTATTGAAGCTCGTGAAGATTTATACAAGGATACATTTATGTTTTCTCATCACTTAGTAGATGTTTCTTCAATTATTTCAATAAAAACAAATGTGTATCAGTCATTTAATTTGGGCTATATAATTCGTATTGAGGGAGACGAAATAATTCATCGATTATTACAGCACTTTAATATGGTACAAAATTTAGATGGTTTGAAAATCGGTCATCGTTTAGGAATGGAACAATTTTTTCAGAATACTGTGAAACCTCAATATAGAACAAGATATAGAGCTACTTTTGAAAAACCTCTGAAAGGTTTAAAAGTAGATGTTAAAGAATGGTATTTAAAAATTTCAAATGAATATCTATATCAGTTTAATGAGAAGGATTTAGAAGCTAGGATTAGTCCATATCTCGGATATAAACTAAGCAAAAGAGATAAAATAGAAATTGGTTTGGATTATCGTTTGGGTTCACTTTTAGAGTTAGAAAAGAAAAATAATCTTTGGTTTCGAACCACTTGGTATATATCGATATAAAAAGGCACCATAATCTGGTGCCTTTTGATTATTATTTACTTAATTCAGCAAAGTATTTGTAGAAAAATGGAATGGTTTCAATTCCTTTTAAATAATTCCAGACACCAAAATGTTCGTTTGGAGAATGAATAGCGTCTGAGTTTAACCCGAATCCCATTAAAATAGTTTTGCTATTTAACTCTTGTTCGAACAATGCTACAATTGGAATACTTCCACCACTTCTTTGTGGAATAGGAGTAACACCAAATGTTTCTTGATAAGCCTTACTCGCTGCTTGATATCCAATATTGTCAATAGGAGTTACATATCCTTGTCCACCGTGATGCGGAGTAACTTTAACTTTTACACCTGCTGGAGCAATATTTTCAAAATGAGATTTAAATAACTGAGTAATTTCTTCCCAATTTTGATTAGGAACTAATCTCATAGAGATTTTAGCATATGCTTTTGAAGCAATTACAGTTTTAGCCCCTTCGCCTGTGTATCCTCCCCAAATCCCATTAACATCCAAGGTAGGTCTAATTGAATTACGTTCATTAGTTGTGTAATCTTTTTCACCATAAACAGCATCTATATCTAAAGCATTCCTATACTCTTCTAAAGAAAAAGGAGCTTTAGCCATTTCATTTCTTTCATCACGTGAAAGTTCTTCAACCTTATCATAAAATCCAGGAATTGTAATATGATTGTTTTCATCATGTAATGAAGCAATCATTTTTGAGAGAATATTAATAGGGTTTGCCACTGCACCTCCATATAAACCAGAATGTAAATCTCTATTCGGTCCTGTTATTTCAACTTCAACATAACTTAAACCTCGAAGACCAGTAGTAATTGAAGGGATATCCTTAGCAATCATCCCTGTATCTGAAATCAATATTACATCATTTGCTAATTTTTCGGTGTTTCTTGGAACAAACCATGCTAAGCTTTCAGAGCCAACTTCTTCTTCACCCTCAATCATGAATTTAACATTACAAGGAAGATTTCCTTGAGAAGTCATGTATTCTAATGCTTTTACATGCATATACATTTGTCCTTTGTCATCACAAGCTCCACGGGCAAAAATCGCTCCTTCTGGATGAATGTCAGTTTTTTTTATAATAGGACTGAAAGGAGGTGAATCCCATAAATCAATTGGATCTGCCGGTTGAACATCGTAATGTCCGTATACTAAAACTGTCGGAAGACTTTCATTAATAATTCTTTCCCCGTAAACAATAGGGTATCCTGGGGTTTCGCACAATTCAACTTTATCACATCCTGCTTTTTTTAAAGATTCCATGATTGCGTCAGCAGTATTTAAAACATCTTGAGAATAAGCCGTGTCTGCACTTATAGAAGGAATCGTCAATAAATCAATAAGTTCTTGAATAAATCTGTCTTTATGTGTTGATATATATTCTTTAATGGTTTGCATTGTAAATATTTATTTCAGGCTAAGTTAATTCATTTTTAAAGAAATTTATGTTTCAATTTCTAAGTGAATAAAAAAAATAACACAAAATGTATATTTCCGTTTGTGTTTTGAATTCTTTATGTATATTTGCAGACCAAATTTAAGCAATGCGGGTGTGGTGGAATTGGTAGACACGCTAGACTTAGGATCTAGTGCCGCAAGGCGTGGGGGTTCGACTCCCTTCACCCGTACTATAAAATGCAACAAACTATTAATTGGTTCGTTGCATTTTTTTATACTACAGTTAGTGAGTGATTACTTTAATTTTTATTCTATTTTTAATTAGTAAAAAAACCTCTACAATTAATTTCTTGAATTGTAATTTTAAAGTTGAGTACATAGCTTAATTATAATAAAATTGTACAAGTGCGGTTTTATTTTTTTTGAGTTAGAAACCTATCTACTAGTCAAGTTCAAAATTAATTAGATGCAAGAAGACGACTGAGATAGTTGCTTATTATGAGTTTGTTTAAAAAAATCTATTCTTTTAACATTTAAAAATATATCTTGTAATTATCAAAATATTATAGTACTTTCCTTTAAACAATCTATATTAACTATGAATTACAAAAATGCACTTAAAATAGTTGTTAGCTCTTTTTTAATAATTATATCGTTGAATTCCTGTTCTCTTTACACGACTAATTCCTCAGACCACGGACAAGGTTTTCATGGAGGTAATAGCTCATATCCAGATGGATGGCAATGGAATCAAGGTAATTATTATTACCAAGGAGCATGGCATAGTAGATTACCATATAATTACTACGGTTCCTATTTCCATAATGGTACTTGGAGAACTGCTCATGGAAATTCAAATAATAATCAAGGAAGTTATCCGCCTAATTGGCAATATAATAGAGGGAAATATTACTATTACAGAGGTTGGCACAGCAGATTACCAAGTAATTATAGAGGAACCTATTTTTATAACGGAGCATGGCATACTGCGCATGGAAACTCTAATAATGGTAATCACGGATCTTTTCCTTCGGGTTGGCAATGGAATCAAGGAAAGTACTATTATCAGGGAGGTTGGCATAGTAGACTTCCGAGTAATTATAGTGGTTCTTATTTCCATAATGGCTCATGGCATACTGCTCATGGAAACTCTAACAACAACAATAATGGATTTCCTAACGGTTGGCAGTCAAATCAAGGAAGATATTATTATAATGGTGGTTGGCATAGTAGGTTACCGAGTAATTTTAATGGAAGATACTTTCACAATGGTTCTTGGCATACTGCTCACTGGCATTCGGGTTCAGGAGGATCAGGTTTTAACGGTGGGAGTAAACAATCTCGCGGTAGTGTCAAAAAATCTAATTAAGATTATGGAGATATAAATACTGAAGGTGACATAATTTCTTATTTTGAGTTATGATGTTTTTGAAAGTCAATTTATAATCTAATCAATTGGTTGTTTTGCAATTTACTTAGGTATGGTGATTTTATTGATAGTCCCATTTAGATCGTCAAGCTTATTATATAATTAATCACAAAAGCAACTATATGATGACTTCAACGATTGATTTGTTTCATAAAATTAATTCAATTTGAGCTCATTTGTTTATTTGTGTTTAATTTGAACTAAACAAGATTATTAATATTAAACGTACTCTTTTATTAATTACTAATTTTTGAATAAGTATTATAAATGTCCTTGTTTTAATTTGCATGAATTTAAAGATGTACTTTCTATGTGGATAGTT contains:
- a CDS encoding transglutaminase domain-containing protein, which produces MKKIIYALTFIFTIIGNSQEIKFGKISKEYLQEKFYPKDSTANAAYLFKERKTFYRFNKNKGFQIVNEYHLRVKIYNKEGFDNANFNLVYYKPESGEKEKITSIKGYTFNLDENQKVSKTKLTSQSIFDEKLSKYRSVKKITMPNIQEGAIIDLQYKHTSPYRTNIDDLKFQYSIPVKKLQVKVEIPEWFVFNKISKGYFGISPKTSVKEGRISFSQRVRTNTRTAVGSTTSSEVENQNIDLKYNVDEYNANYIPALDSREPYISNINNYYGGIKYELSVIKYPNSQIKTFTNTWENVSKKIYDSKRFGDELEKTKYFRDDLANILTTAKGDVQKTLAIFEFVKSKIKWNNYNGKYSDEGTKKAYKNGAGNAADINLILTAMLREAGLGANPVLVSTRNHGIPLYPTFDGFNYVVCYVEFTDGKTMLLDATEKYSMPNVLPMRALNWNGRKVTKEGYSEWINLNSPKHSAETNTLKVKLDSEGSVTGLLRTKEDYLNAMLGRIRYNHLKEEDVITNLEERYNIEIENFRVNNKENPFKSYNKMIKFNSDDLVEGINGKLLINPLLFFTERTNPFKSEERTFPVDYGSAWKETNNVSIQLPEGYKPEFLPEQFAIGLPENLGFFKFKVSKNGNTINVSSIIQINTPVIAPNYYSSLKEFYSKVVAKQTEKIVLVKG
- a CDS encoding DUF3857 domain-containing protein translates to MRNKIAFLSVCLLACFSVSFAQDTSLMYLTLSPELKKDANAVIRDNYTEITIDAVDKMTIKERRITTVLNKLGNKHVDAFANYDNDTKIINLSAKVYNAFGKEIKKYTKSKFTDVSAVDGGTLYSDSRVKYIEYTPTEYPYTVVFEAEYKTSSTGFIPKWYPINSYYLSVQNSEYKIINPEKIETRIREHNFKGYDIKKMSDNDIHYIAKNIPAFEYENNTVSISELVPSLIVALNDFSLKGIKGSATNWKEFGKWRYENLKNGNDILSESVKSLIQRKVNGAENDIEKAKIVYDFMQNRTRYISVQEGIGGWKPIPADEVHKMGYGDCKGLTNYTKALLDAVDVKSHYSVIWAGSEKKDVIEDFSCMQGNHVILNIPNNGNDIWLECTSQTKPFGFLGDFTDDRNALVITPEGGIIKKTPSYLNEQNIQNCNAKITLDSKGSITADVHMKSKGIQYDNRVFIDSYSTEDLIKYYKSNLWSYNNNLEIKDANVINDKNKVFLKEEIKATIADYASLTGNELLLRVNVFNKNSFVPKRYRTRNHPLRINRGYKDVDQYTITIPEGYKIGYLPEKYELTNKFGSYTMEIKKIDDKTISYNKTLLIKEGTFPKEDYKLYRKFRKRIAKQEGLRIALQKL
- a CDS encoding dipeptidase, whose translation is MQTIKEYISTHKDRFIQELIDLLTIPSISADTAYSQDVLNTADAIMESLKKAGCDKVELCETPGYPIVYGERIINESLPTVLVYGHYDVQPADPIDLWDSPPFSPIIKKTDIHPEGAIFARGACDDKGQMYMHVKALEYMTSQGNLPCNVKFMIEGEEEVGSESLAWFVPRNTEKLANDVILISDTGMIAKDIPSITTGLRGLSYVEVEITGPNRDLHSGLYGGAVANPINILSKMIASLHDENNHITIPGFYDKVEELSRDERNEMAKAPFSLEEYRNALDIDAVYGEKDYTTNERNSIRPTLDVNGIWGGYTGEGAKTVIASKAYAKISMRLVPNQNWEEITQLFKSHFENIAPAGVKVKVTPHHGGQGYVTPIDNIGYQAASKAYQETFGVTPIPQRSGGSIPIVALFEQELNSKTILMGFGLNSDAIHSPNEHFGVWNYLKGIETIPFFYKYFAELSK
- a CDS encoding DUF2490 domain-containing protein, with product MKKIFIIILLLIVLSLKAQSTFSFGWLPKVTFSNRISSSIKWVNSIEAREDLYKDTFMFSHHLVDVSSIISIKTNVYQSFNLGYIIRIEGDEIIHRLLQHFNMVQNLDGLKIGHRLGMEQFFQNTVKPQYRTRYRATFEKPLKGLKVDVKEWYLKISNEYLYQFNEKDLEARISPYLGYKLSKRDKIEIGLDYRLGSLLELEKKNNLWFRTTWYISI